A single Candidatus Dormiibacterota bacterium DNA region contains:
- a CDS encoding response regulator transcription factor, giving the protein MRILLCDDHRLFIDALAVCLQGRGEDVVASVTEPQEAVRLAAELDVDVCLVDAHFPGGDSFAAVRQILDSPGATRVVILSGDDDRDVISTALASGATGFVLKRASIDVILEVLQRVHAGELVVRAGGAPAHAARRAGPAASEALLDPLTPREHEVLSKLVLGENTEVIALALGIRTSTARTHIQNVMGKLGVHTKVAAVAFAVGNGLVPLCPPDLQDSIRAASRPQYPELVSPVPPRGTVAAGQRPMTDRLGRRLPQPIGDRAAC; this is encoded by the coding sequence ATGCGCATCCTCCTCTGCGACGACCACCGCCTGTTCATCGACGCCCTGGCGGTGTGCCTGCAGGGCCGTGGCGAGGATGTCGTCGCCTCGGTCACCGAGCCGCAGGAGGCGGTCAGGCTGGCGGCGGAGCTCGACGTGGACGTCTGCCTCGTCGACGCGCACTTCCCCGGTGGCGACAGCTTCGCCGCGGTGCGGCAGATCCTCGACTCGCCCGGCGCCACCCGGGTGGTGATCCTGAGCGGCGACGACGACCGCGACGTGATCTCCACCGCGCTGGCCTCGGGCGCGACCGGGTTCGTGCTCAAGCGGGCCTCGATCGACGTGATCCTGGAGGTCCTGCAGCGCGTGCACGCCGGTGAGCTGGTGGTCCGCGCGGGAGGTGCACCGGCCCATGCGGCACGGCGAGCCGGTCCCGCCGCCTCGGAGGCGCTCCTCGATCCGCTGACCCCCCGCGAGCACGAGGTCCTGTCCAAGCTCGTGCTCGGCGAGAACACCGAGGTCATCGCACTGGCCCTCGGGATCAGGACCAGCACGGCACGAACCCACATCCAGAACGTGATGGGCAAGCTCGGCGTCCACACCAAGGTGGCCGCGGTCGCCTTCGCCGTGGGCAACGGCCTGGTCCCGCTCTGCCCGCCCGACCTGCAGGACTCCATCCGGGCGGCGTCCCGGCCCCAGTACCCGGAGCTCGTCTCCCCGGTGCCGCCGCGAGGCACCGTCGCCGCGGGTCAGAGGCCGATGACCGACCGGCTGGGCCGGCGCCTGCCGCAGCCGATCGGCGACCGCGCCGCCTGCTGA
- a CDS encoding HAMP domain-containing sensor histidine kinase — translation MAAFAGPDRRHDDFGSVLYRSIREVCHDMRQPIATVGALAEAALTHPDLPGEVVRRLRHIVDETQMLADLTQRIVSTGLLAMPVNPADLLADVVDRAALTFAGVLRVSVEPRPALVADPVALRRVIANVLENAIRATGPQGVILVALVGDDRWTVVEVGDSGPGFGAACPGAASLGLTIAERLMQAHGGHIEFGRSELGGALVRLVLPARLSGN, via the coding sequence ATGGCTGCGTTCGCGGGCCCGGACCGGCGCCACGACGACTTCGGGAGCGTGCTCTATCGCTCGATCCGCGAGGTCTGTCACGACATGCGCCAGCCCATCGCCACCGTCGGCGCGCTGGCCGAGGCCGCGCTGACCCACCCCGACCTGCCCGGCGAGGTGGTGCGGCGCCTCCGCCACATCGTCGACGAGACCCAGATGCTCGCCGATCTCACCCAGCGGATCGTGAGCACCGGGCTGCTCGCCATGCCGGTGAACCCGGCCGACCTCCTCGCCGACGTGGTCGACAGGGCGGCGCTCACCTTCGCGGGTGTGCTGCGCGTGAGCGTGGAGCCGCGCCCGGCGCTGGTGGCGGATCCTGTCGCCCTGCGCCGGGTCATCGCCAACGTGCTGGAGAACGCCATCCGGGCGACCGGCCCCCAGGGGGTCATCCTCGTCGCCCTGGTGGGCGACGACCGATGGACCGTCGTCGAGGTGGGTGACTCCGGCCCCGGCTTCGGCGCCGCCTGCCCGGGTGCGGCCTCGCTGGGACTGACCATCGCCGAGCGGCTGATGCAGGCGCACGGTGGGCATATCGAATTCGGACGCAGCGAGCTCGGGGGTGCGCTGGTCCGGCTCGTGCTCCCGGCCCGGCTGTCCGGCAACTGA
- a CDS encoding response regulator transcription factor — MTRHVNERKHLADHLRYDGFEVGIALSAAEAQTMLQRWGPDALVVDVDLPDASGIDLCRWVRSRSAAPLVLLTEAAADRALLLVALAAGADDVLACGGDPDLVSTRLTAMLHRMERVREDTSPSPAPLTAGRLTIDVARYEVLVDDRPIRLSPKEFELLRLFMSHQGEAVRRSAIIDALWEGEAPASNVVARQVRSLRHKLQPDTTEHRPSTFIETVPRVGYRLRAASSQPAPSAVSETRAGS; from the coding sequence GTGACCCGGCACGTGAACGAGCGGAAGCACCTGGCGGACCACCTTCGGTACGACGGCTTCGAGGTCGGCATCGCGCTCAGCGCCGCCGAGGCCCAGACGATGCTCCAGCGGTGGGGTCCCGACGCCCTCGTGGTCGACGTCGACCTCCCCGACGCCTCGGGGATCGACCTCTGCCGGTGGGTCCGCTCCAGGAGCGCCGCCCCCCTGGTGCTGCTCACCGAGGCCGCCGCAGACCGCGCCCTGCTGCTGGTGGCGCTGGCGGCGGGGGCCGACGACGTGCTCGCCTGCGGTGGTGACCCCGACCTGGTCTCCACCCGGCTGACCGCGATGCTGCACAGGATGGAGAGGGTGAGGGAGGACACGTCGCCCTCGCCCGCCCCGCTCACCGCCGGCAGGCTCACCATCGATGTGGCCCGGTACGAGGTCCTCGTCGACGACAGGCCGATCCGCCTGTCGCCGAAGGAGTTCGAGCTGTTGCGCCTGTTCATGTCGCACCAGGGGGAGGCGGTCCGGCGCTCGGCGATCATCGACGCGCTCTGGGAGGGCGAGGCTCCGGCGTCCAACGTGGTCGCACGGCAGGTGAGGTCGCTGCGGCACAAGCTGCAGCCCGACACCACCGAGCACCGCCCCTCGACGTTCATCGAGACCGTGCCGCGCGTCGGCTACCGCCTGCGCGCCGCGTCGAGCCAGCCGGCTCCGTCGGCGGTCAGCGAGACGCGAGCCGGATCGTGA
- a CDS encoding sulfotransferase, which yields MVRVLYIGCCARSGSTITDRMIGQMPGFLSTGELGLLTTHSMAEDRLCGCGTRFSECAFWTAVGDHAFGGWDSPEAEELRALHPRVTRQRHLPMLLLPGLRPRFARDLGRYRALLGRLYAALHAVSGAEVIVDSTKAPAYACALRGIPGIDLRIVHLVRDIRGAAYSSTKRQIVRDAVDRVVWKHRYPPLIFTLRWIVYHLLFDGLRLLDGRQVVVRYEDVIASPRETMTRIAAFAGKPADEGALAFATPPSVHLGIAHTAVGNDMRFQHGDIVLREDDEWRRSLGRWSRRAVTVMSWPLLRRWGYA from the coding sequence GTGGTCAGAGTCCTGTACATCGGCTGTTGTGCGAGGAGCGGAAGCACCATCACCGACCGGATGATCGGCCAGATGCCGGGATTCCTCTCCACCGGGGAGCTGGGGCTGCTCACCACGCACTCCATGGCCGAGGACCGGCTCTGCGGGTGCGGCACGCGCTTCTCCGAATGCGCATTCTGGACGGCGGTGGGTGACCACGCCTTCGGCGGCTGGGACAGTCCCGAGGCCGAGGAGCTCAGGGCCCTCCATCCTCGGGTCACCCGGCAGCGGCACCTCCCGATGCTGTTGCTGCCCGGCCTCAGGCCGCGCTTCGCCCGGGACCTCGGACGCTACCGCGCCCTGCTCGGCCGTCTCTACGCGGCGCTGCACGCGGTGAGCGGCGCCGAGGTGATCGTGGACTCGACCAAGGCCCCTGCGTATGCGTGCGCGCTTCGCGGGATCCCCGGGATCGACCTGCGCATCGTCCACCTGGTGAGGGACATCCGGGGCGCCGCCTACTCGTCGACCAAGCGGCAGATCGTGAGGGATGCCGTCGACCGGGTGGTGTGGAAGCATCGCTATCCGCCGCTGATCTTCACGCTGCGCTGGATCGTGTACCACCTCCTTTTCGACGGTCTGCGTCTGCTCGACGGGCGCCAGGTGGTGGTTCGCTACGAGGACGTGATCGCGTCGCCCCGCGAGACGATGACGCGCATCGCCGCCTTCGCCGGCAAGCCGGCTGACGAGGGCGCGCTGGCGTTCGCGACCCCGCCGAGCGTCCACCTCGGCATCGCGCACACCGCGGTCGGCAACGACATGCGCTTCCAGCACGGCGACATCGTGCTGCGTGAGGACGACGAGTGGCGGCGGTCGCTGGGCCGGTGGAGCCGCCGCGCGGTCACGGTGATGAGCTGGCCACTGCTGCGTCGTTGGGGGTACGCCTGA